The following proteins are encoded in a genomic region of Elusimicrobiaceae bacterium:
- a CDS encoding FIST N-terminal domain-containing protein, whose protein sequence is MKFEQIVWTRGAGWKILVSEKSLQPQLVFVFGSNEALRDSAAPDYFKARFPGAHLFGGTSAYEINQNGFAENSVVATAAEFDNPELQFAKAPLTQASSEEAARVLAAQFSGRENISHIIVLCDGLHINGARFAGELGRQLPGIAVTGGMTASADVAESTVELLDGELLERHAIAVAFGKNVKTGYGSGGGWDAFGVYRKITRSEENCVYEIDGEPALALYRKYLGGQPDRLEYSVQYFPLLLKETAESGGRVRSVIRIDESKNALIFAADMPEGWHVRLMKYNPGRLAEGAAGAAGKGVAGINMNRNFLALLVSCVGRQVVMKKRIEDEIDAAVRVLGGNQIMFGFYSRGEICPLERAGGPVYHNQTMTITTLSDE, encoded by the coding sequence ATGAAATTCGAACAGATTGTCTGGACACGCGGGGCCGGCTGGAAAATTCTCGTAAGCGAGAAAAGCCTCCAGCCCCAGCTAGTGTTTGTTTTCGGAAGCAATGAGGCGCTGCGCGACAGCGCGGCGCCGGACTATTTCAAGGCAAGGTTCCCCGGCGCGCACCTTTTCGGCGGCACGTCGGCCTATGAAATAAACCAGAACGGGTTTGCCGAAAACTCGGTTGTGGCGACGGCGGCCGAGTTTGACAATCCGGAACTGCAGTTTGCCAAAGCGCCGCTGACACAGGCGTCAAGCGAGGAAGCGGCCAGGGTTCTGGCCGCCCAGTTCTCCGGCAGGGAAAATATTTCGCATATAATAGTGCTGTGTGACGGCCTGCACATAAACGGAGCGCGTTTTGCCGGTGAACTGGGCCGGCAGCTGCCGGGCATTGCCGTGACCGGGGGGATGACCGCCTCTGCTGACGTTGCGGAGTCAACGGTTGAACTGCTTGACGGCGAACTGCTTGAGCGGCACGCTATCGCGGTGGCGTTCGGCAAAAATGTCAAAACCGGATACGGATCGGGCGGCGGCTGGGATGCTTTCGGAGTGTACCGGAAAATAACCCGGTCCGAAGAGAACTGCGTTTACGAAATTGACGGAGAGCCTGCTCTGGCGTTATACCGTAAATATCTGGGCGGCCAGCCGGACCGGCTGGAGTACAGCGTCCAGTATTTTCCGCTGCTGTTAAAGGAAACCGCCGAGTCCGGCGGGCGGGTGCGGTCAGTTATCCGGATTGACGAGAGCAAAAACGCCCTGATTTTCGCGGCGGACATGCCGGAGGGCTGGCATGTGCGGCTGATGAAATATAATCCCGGGCGGCTGGCGGAAGGGGCGGCTGGCGCGGCGGGCAAAGGCGTTGCAGGCATCAATATGAACAGGAATTTTCTCGCTTTGCTGGTCAGCTGCGTGGGTCGGCAGGTCGTGATGAAAAAAAGAATCGAAGACGAGATTGACGCCGCCGTGCGGGTGCTCGGCGGCAACCAGATCATGTTCGGGTTTTACTCGCGTGGCGAAATCTGTCCGCTGGAACGCGCGGGCGGACCGGTCTACCATAACCAAACCATGACGATAACGACATTGTCCGATGAATAA
- a CDS encoding ATP-binding protein, whose product MNKLLLRQIKDFFGVRENIPEHLLPFVEQVSEAYDDFDRDRALMDRVLDISSQEMAEQNKILEHAKEALSHVSDNLIKVLWAMPFGVVVISEKKHKILSANNMAIRLFGYEKAEDVVGKECHKFICPSERGACPITDLRQNVDGSERMLVRKNGGLAPILKSVTKLVVDGEPVLVEAFIDISERKKMEQFLKEAKDSAESANNAKSAFLSNVSHEIRTPLHAIIGFAENIIQISTQEEVRTRARIILNESESFLRLINDILDQSKLDSGKFELSCTPFSLSGLVHELAEVFKPLVGKKQLRLGVNVELDVPDFVLGDSYRVQQILTNLVGNAVKYTESGFVEISVGLAKPGEAECEIMFKVSDSGIGIAKEKLERIFDPFYQVSPDLNRKYEGSGLGTSIAKKLVEQMNGVIGCDSAPGQGSVFWFKLPLKIAGDLKKETASAGVTARQDVIYPAKKTQELKILFAEDRVVGRDLARVQFEQLGLKKVTFVNDGREALDACVTGRFDLVFLDLQMPVMDGIEAASKIRATQPAYAEVPLLAITANVNADVHKRCLDAGFNEVLLKPVKTNMIAAVLYKYFGIIAEVAAAPGGKPGLVSYSEGLALFGGNKMLFESALGKFREEALRLIPEMADLLEAGSLESLGATAHKLAGSAASVSCERIAVLSRRLEDLARKKERGWAGQVLAELQNSYNEIRAWRRAGDN is encoded by the coding sequence ATGAATAAACTTTTACTGCGCCAGATCAAGGATTTTTTCGGAGTAAGGGAAAATATCCCGGAGCACCTGCTGCCGTTTGTGGAACAGGTGTCGGAAGCTTACGACGATTTTGACCGCGACCGCGCGCTTATGGACCGCGTGCTGGACATAAGCTCCCAGGAAATGGCGGAACAGAACAAGATTCTGGAACACGCCAAGGAAGCGCTCTCCCATGTCAGCGACAATCTGATCAAGGTGCTTTGGGCCATGCCGTTCGGTGTGGTGGTCATTTCGGAAAAAAAGCATAAAATCCTCAGCGCCAACAATATGGCGATCCGGCTGTTCGGTTACGAAAAGGCGGAAGACGTGGTGGGGAAAGAGTGTCATAAATTCATCTGTCCGTCTGAAAGGGGCGCGTGCCCGATAACGGATCTGCGGCAGAATGTGGACGGTTCGGAACGCATGCTGGTGCGCAAAAACGGCGGGCTTGCGCCGATCCTCAAGAGTGTCACTAAACTGGTTGTGGACGGGGAGCCGGTGCTGGTGGAGGCGTTCATAGACATTTCAGAACGCAAGAAAATGGAGCAGTTCCTGAAAGAGGCGAAGGATTCGGCTGAATCAGCCAATAATGCGAAAAGCGCGTTCCTGTCCAACGTTTCGCATGAAATCCGCACTCCGCTGCACGCCATTATAGGGTTCGCGGAAAATATCATCCAGATCTCCACGCAGGAGGAAGTGCGGACAAGGGCGCGGATTATCCTGAACGAATCGGAATCGTTCCTGCGGCTGATCAACGATATTCTCGACCAGTCGAAACTGGATTCCGGCAAATTCGAGCTGAGCTGCACTCCGTTCTCCCTGTCGGGTCTGGTGCACGAGCTGGCGGAGGTGTTCAAGCCGCTGGTGGGCAAGAAACAGCTGCGGCTGGGCGTGAATGTGGAGCTGGACGTGCCGGATTTTGTACTCGGCGATTCGTATCGGGTTCAGCAGATTCTTACCAATCTGGTTGGCAACGCCGTGAAGTATACGGAGTCGGGTTTTGTGGAGATATCGGTCGGGCTGGCCAAACCGGGTGAAGCGGAATGCGAAATAATGTTTAAGGTGAGCGACAGCGGGATCGGGATTGCGAAAGAAAAGCTGGAACGGATATTCGATCCTTTTTATCAGGTTTCGCCTGATTTAAACCGAAAATATGAAGGCAGCGGACTGGGTACTTCGATCGCGAAAAAACTGGTCGAGCAGATGAACGGCGTTATCGGCTGCGACAGTGCGCCGGGCCAGGGCAGCGTGTTCTGGTTCAAACTGCCGCTGAAGATAGCCGGTGACCTGAAAAAGGAAACCGCGTCAGCCGGCGTGACCGCAAGGCAGGATGTCATTTACCCCGCTAAAAAAACGCAGGAACTGAAAATTCTTTTCGCCGAGGACAGGGTTGTCGGCCGCGATCTGGCCCGCGTGCAGTTTGAGCAGCTGGGCCTGAAGAAAGTGACTTTTGTAAACGATGGCAGAGAAGCGCTTGACGCTTGTGTGACGGGGCGGTTTGATCTTGTTTTCCTGGATCTGCAGATGCCGGTCATGGACGGCATCGAGGCCGCTTCCAAAATCCGCGCCACCCAGCCTGCTTATGCCGAAGTGCCGCTGCTCGCCATAACCGCCAATGTCAACGCGGATGTGCACAAACGGTGTCTTGACGCCGGTTTTAACGAGGTTCTGCTCAAACCCGTGAAGACAAACATGATTGCGGCGGTCTTGTATAAATATTTCGGCATAATCGCGGAAGTCGCGGCGGCGCCGGGCGGGAAGCCGGGCCTGGTAAGCTACAGCGAGGGGCTGGCTCTTTTCGGCGGGAACAAGATGCTTTTCGAGAGCGCGCTTGGCAAATTCCGCGAAGAAGCTTTGCGGCTGATCCCTGAAATGGCTGATTTGCTGGAAGCGGGCAGCTTGGAAAGCCTGGGCGCAACAGCGCATAAACTGGCGGGAAGCGCGGCATCCGTGTCGTGCGAGCGGATTGCCGTCCTGTCCCGCCGGCTTGAGGATTTGGCGCGGAAGAAAGAGCGGGGCTGGGCGGGCCAGGTGCTGGCCGAACTCCAGAATTCATATAATGAAATACGCGCCTGGCGCCGCGCGGGCGATAAT